The Homo sapiens chromosome 4, GRCh38.p14 Primary Assembly genome contains the following window.
GGCTCTTCATCACTGTCTATTTCAATGTATTTCCTCTTCTGGGATTTCCCGGGGGCAGCATCAAGTTCTTTTCTCATTTGGGCCATGCGGATTTTCTGGAAGTCTTCCTGAGTTAAAACTCGGCTAGTGCTGATGGCTGCAGCTTTGGCCTTCCGCTCCTCCATGGGCATGCTGTTCAGCTTCTTGGACTTGAAACCACACAAGGGCTTAAATGGCTACCAGCTCAAGTGAGAGCTCAGCCATTTAAATTGTAGCCTCCCAACAAGGCCCAGAATAAATTACGTCTTAATAAACACCAGGTTATAAGATGAAATTTTCAGACTTACGATTTCTTGCTGTTCTTCATCGGAAGAGTGTTGCACATCAATCCATTCACCATCAGCATCCTCCTCCTCACTGAGACTGGTACTTTCCCATCCATCTGCGTGAAAAAAGCAAACCCACTACTGCCATTTTATGTTGCACATTCAACATAAAGTTGAGATGAAGCAAGCAACAGAAAAGTAATGAACCTTGAACAGATACATTATTAACCAAGAACTGAGCAatatttattgttaaataaaCAATGTGCCTTTAGTTAATCTAAGGAATAGGAAATAGGCACTGATCAAGTATCTACCATGAGTCAAAACCTTACAATCACTCTCTCTAACCCTCATAACtccaaagaaaaggaacagaTGCTCAGAGTTTAGTAATGTGCCCCAAGCCACACCGCTAAAAAGGCATCCTACACTGAAATCATGAAAATCATGTCTACCTTTAGGGTCATGTTCTTTCAACTAAACCAACTGTGTCCatcaaaactgcacttgtacatTTATCCTGGCCACGCAGCAGGCATCTAATTTGTCCTATGCGTGTTACCCACGTATGAGAATCTAGTTAGTCATTCAGACAACTGAGGTAGAATATTTGGGATGTTAAAGAATCCTGAAGACACCTCAATAAAAAGGTATCAGGCTTCTTAATGGAGCCACCAcagtttaaattttctaaatcACAGACACTGCAATCTTTCCATGACTCCCTATGATCTTTAAGAGAACGTGCCAGCTCTTTTGTCTGGCATATACATAACCAAGTATGAAAAGGTCACCAAACTCTATCTCAAGCCTCCTGTCTTTCTATGTTCCATCTTGTATCCTACATTCTAATAGTTAGTTCCCTAAATCCTTCAAGACTTTGCTCACACTTTGCCTGGAAAGTCTCTGCTATTCTAGCATTCCTTGCCAAATACCTGGCTCATCAGTCACCATCTCTCCaaagccctttaaaaaaaaaaaaaaaaaggccgggtgcagtggctcacgcctgtaatcccagccctttgggaggctgaggcgggcggatcacaaggtcaggagattgagaccatcctagctaaaacggtgaaaccccgtctctactaaaaaatacaaaaaattagctaggtgtggtggcgggcgcctgtagtcccagctattcgggaggctgaggtaggagaatggcgtgaacccaggaggtggagcttgccgtgagccgagatcacgccactgtactccagcctgggcgacacagcaagactctgtctcaaaaaaaaaaaaaaaaaaaaaaaaaaaaaaacctaaaaaaaaactTCCGAGGTGGACCTGACTGCTCTCCTGCCCTTATGCCCCCACCCACTCCAATCATAAATCCTGTTAACACTTCATTCTTCAGCCCTTTGGAAGCCCTCTAGAGCAGAAATAATACCATTCATCTTTGCATTGGCAGTGGCTGGCTCACAACAAATGCTTAAGAGGGCTTTGATCAAAtaggctgggtgcactggctcacgcctgtaatcccagcactttgggaggccaaaatgggaggatcacctgaggttaggggttcaagaccagcctggccaacatggtgaaaccctatctctactaaaaataaaaaaataagtcaggcatggctgcacacgcctgtaatcccagctactcaagatgccgaggcaggaggatcgcttgaacctgggagatggaggttgcagtgagctgagatcgtaccactgcactccagcctgggcaagagcgagactccaacgtgaggaaaaaaaaaaaagatttgctgaataatgaatgaatggacaggaAGAATACACGACTCTGGAAATTAGAATGGAGTTCCTCGAGTATTTGCCCACAAATTCAACATGCATTCTCCTTCAACAAGGAGAATTTTGGGGGATTCCTCTAAGGGCTAACCCCCGTAATTTTTTCTAGGCAACAAACACAAGATCATTGTCTTTCTCAAGCACCAAACAGCATGCCCTTGGATGAGCGGCAGCCACCCCGAAGGTCATGAAAAGGCATTTCCTATGCTAGAACATAAGTTCCGCAAGAGGAGGAACCATGCTCAATTGATCCCCCATACTTCTAACAGTGCGTGGCACATAGtcattgctcaataaatatctgctgaatgaatgttCAAATAGTATACAATTTAAAGGTCTGCACAGATACTGCAGGAGTGTTTTGCCCAAAATAAGGGTGAAATAAAAATCAACCTTCATCATTTTCagcattctcttctttctcaacTTCCAGAACTTCTGCTCCTGGAATGTAATCTTTAGCATCTAATTCTCCATATTCTTGTACTCTTGCTTCTATGGAGGCCTCTGTAGGCTTaccctaaaggaaaagaaattgtttgTAATAAGTTGCTTAGATCATAAAACCTTAATCATGAAAGGTAGTCTCTgaaattatgaatttattttatttatttatttgaagacagggtcttgctctgttgcccagactggagtgcagtggtacaatctcagctcactacaacctccgcctcctgggctcaagggatccacccacctcagcctccctagtagttgggactacaggcacgcaccaccacacccagctaacaaaattatgaatttaaaagGGAGCACTATAAAAAATGCTGGTAACCAAATGACAGCAACAGTTTGCTTATGTCTCAGGTCAAAATAAATCCCCAGCCAGCAATCTGTCCACTATTTTCTTGTTGTGTTTTGATCTAGATCAAGACACTGGTAGTTATTAGAGAGTAACTGCTCTAATTTTTTAAGTCTTGAAAAACGTCATCTCTCTTTCTGTTACATACATGCATCCCTCCTCCCTTCCAACTTGAAAGAGGTAGTATCTGGCTGTGCAATAGCCTGTTCACAAAACTGGCATCAGCTACTGACTGATCTTTGAGATTCCGATCTGTTAATAACATTAAAAGCTTTCAAGCTGAAACAGCCTGATAGGTCTTCAAGACACAGTCATCATCAATGAATATGTGCCAACTATAAAATATTCAGGGCCATGGTATTTGATTCCAAGCTTAAAGAATACAACCGTGTGCATCATAACCATGTAATCATAACAGAAGCATCATAAGTACTAAAATCCTAATTGTAGGAAATTTCTCTCAGTTTGTGAGACCATAACCTTTAGACCAACATAAGTGTGCTTTACCTACCCGGAATTTCTTCTGCAGCATCTGAGGATTCAGTGTTCGGAAGAGGTGAATCAAAGTTCTAGCAGACATCattacatctgtaaaataatacttttaattaGAAATTCTGGCCCATAGAGTACAATGAGGTAAAAAGGAGTCACACTGTACTCTTTGGTGTGTAGAGAGTAACATGCAGCTTACTCTTATCCTTGTGTGTTTTATACTGAGCCAGGTCTTGGAGAAGTTCTTCAGTCATGGCCAGAGGACATCGAGCTGTTATCTCCTTTATAGCAttgattctagaaaaagaaaaacaaagtttaaaagagcccgaatagcaaTTTTTTCATGATTCAACACAGGAAGACTTCCTAAAAAGATTAACTCAAAAGGAAAACACGTTGAGTTTTATATAGCTTAGGTCTCCAAAACTGCAGCATGTTAGAGAATGTCAGGTAGGCAGCCTTAGAGGGCTTTTATTCCAGTTACTGCCATTTCCTCTACTGGTGGAATAAGGAACAGTGTCCGGCACACTAAATCAGAGAAGCATTTACTTGCCAACTCTAAGAAGAGATGGGACTAGCTCAAataagaaaggttaaagtctttAGGGCTATTATCCTGCAATATtttccaaggaaaataaaaagctgCTGTTCAGCATATCACTTACTTATCAGGACAGATTAGACAATCCTTAAACCAGTGATTATACTCATTAAGTGTTTTTTAATCAACCAAAAGGGCTACTAAATTGCCCTAGGAAAAAAGAGTGCTTCAATAATAAATCACTCGTTCCAGGgttctatggtttgaatgttccctCTAAAACTCATGTCGAAACTTAATTGCCACTGTAATGGTTTAAAGAGGAGAgacttttttttcactgttttattattattatgctttaagttatagggtacatgtgcacaacgtgcaggtttgttacatatgtatacatgtgtcatgttggtgtgctgcacccattaactcgtcattaacattgggtatatctcctaatgctatccctccccactaccgccaccccacgacaggccccggtgtgtgatgttccccatcctgtgtccaagtgttctcattgttcaattcccacctgtgagtgagaacatgtggtgtttggttttctgtccttgcgatagtttgctaagaatgatggtttccagcttcatccatgtccctgcaaaggacatgaactcatccttttttatggctgcatagtattccatagcgtatatgtgccacattttcttaatccagtctatcattgttggacatttgggttggttccaagtctttgctattgtgaatagtgctgcaataaacatatgtgtgcatgtgtctttacatcagcatgatttataatccttcgggtatatacccagttatgggatggctgggtcaaatggtatttctagttctagatccttgaggaatagccacactgtcttccacaatggttgaactagtttacagtcccatcaacagtgtaaaagtgttcctatttctccacatcctctccagcacctatcgtttcctgactttttaatgatcgccattctaactggtatgagatggtatctcattgtggttttgatttgcatttctctgatggccagtgatgataagcattttttaatgtgcctttaggctacataaatgtcttcttttgagaagcatctgttcatatcctttgcccacttgttgatggggtttttttcttgtaaatttgtttaaggtctttgtagattctggatattagccctttgtcagatgggtagattgcaaaaattttctcccattctgtaggttgcctgttcactctgatggtagtttcttttgctgtgcagaagctctttagtttaactagatcccacctgtcaattttggcttttgttgccattgcttttggtgttttagatatgaagtccttgtccatgcctatgtcctgaatggtattgcctaggttttcttctagggtttttatggttttaggcctaacatttaagtctttaatccatcttgaattaatttttgtataaggtgtcaggaagggatccagtttcagctttctgcatatgctagccagttttcccagcaccatttattaaatagggaatcctttccctatttcttgtttttgtcaggtttgtcaaagaacagatggttatagatgtgtggtattatatctgagggctctgttctgttccattggtctctatctctgttttggtaccagtaccatgctgttttggttactgtagccttgtagtatagtttgaagtcaggtagcgtgactccagctttgttcttttggcttaggattgtcttggcaatgtgggctcttttttggttccatatgaactttaaagtagttttttccaattctgtgaagaaagccactggtagcttgatggggatggcattgaatctataaattaccttgggcagtatggccattttcatgatattgattcttcctatccatgagcatggaatgttcttccatttgttggtatcctcttttattttgttgagcagtggtttgtagttcaaAGAGGAGAGACTCTTAAGAAGTGATTAGGCCTAATGTTGTTATCTTGGGAGAAGGTCCCTTATCACCAGTGAGTTATAAAAAAGTGAGTTTGGCCCTCTGTTGGCTCTTGTGCTCTCTTCCCCTTGTGCCTTCTGCCAATGATGCAGCAACGAGGCCCCCACCAGGTGCCAGACAGACACCAATGCCatgcccttggacttcccagctccagaactaggagccaaatatttattttattagcagTACAAAGTTTACGGTGGGAGATCAGAAGAAAAGCACTTAGTTTGCTAATCAATTATTCATCTGTAAAAGTAAaactgctaaaaaacaaaaatgctaattAGAAGGAAAAGTATCTTTTCTCTGGCTCCCTTCTCAAAATTCTgaccaataaaaaaattatcaagcctcccaaaaagactgaaatatattttaaaccaatTTTATAGAGGTGATACTACCAGCTACAATCTTACATCTTGGTAACTTATAGCAAATCTAGTCCATTAAACAATGTATCTTCTGCCTCCAACCAGATTCTACATACCCTACTGTCATGACTTCTCCAGAGTTCTTGTCGGTAACAAAATTGTTTGCCACAGTCATAAGCAATGATTGAATAATCTGaattggaaacaaaaaagagatgGGTGCTGATTAAATGTctgcatacacaaacacataagaATGAAAGGACAATAGATTATTCATAGTGGAAAACCCAGCCTTCCACCTTCAGTTTAGGAATTGGAAGTAATCAAGATtaaggaagacagaagaaaacacTCCACTTAGGAATTCAGTGTTTTTCTTGGCTATCCTCAGACTAAATCAAAGAAAGGAATTACTCTATAAATTTACTAATATTCTTGACCTCCCCTAGTTATACAAAATTTGCTTattaaagaaaatcagaattctAAACAACTTGTCtgaaagaaacttctttttatgAGACGTACAACTGAACTTCTGTGTAGATCCCCTTAAGAGTTAGTGTCTCTTCTAtctattaaaagaagaaaacggTGAGGGAAGGGGGGACAGTAACCCTTGTGGGAAAAATGACccttgttgtgggaagtcagagACCCCGAATGGAGgaaccagctgaagccatggcagaagaacataaattgtgaagatttcatggacatttattagttcccaaaattaataatttcttatgcctgtctttgctgcaatctctgaacataaattgtgaagatttcatagaCATGTATCatttccccaatcaatactcttgtgatttcctatgcctgtctttaatctcttaatcccgtcatcttcataaactgaggatgtatgtagcctcaggaccctgtgatgattgtgttaactgcacaaattgtttaaacaatatgaaatcttgaaaaaagaacagggtaacagcgatgttcagggaacaagggagataaccattaggtctggctgcctgagagccaggcagaacagagccatatttctcttctttcaaaagcaaataggagaaatattgctgaattctttttctaagcaaggaacagccctgagaaagagaatgtgttccTAGAGGTAGGTCTCTGAAATGGCCGCTCTAGGGACATCTGTCTTTTAAGgttgtagataagggatgaaataagccccggtctcccgtggcactcccaggcttattaggatgaggaaattcccgcctaataaattttggtcagactggctgtctgctctcaaaccctgtctcctgataagatgttatcaatgacaatgcgtgcccgaaacttcattagcaattttaatttcgccctggtcctgtgatctcgtcctgcctccatttgccttgtaatattttattaccttgtgaagcatgtgatctctgtgacccacactcTATTcttacactccctcccctttcgaaaatcactaataaaacctTGCTGGTTTGgagcttgtggggcatcacagaacctgccgacatgtgatgtctcccctggacgcccagctttaaaatttctctcttttgtactctttcccttcaTTTCTCAGACCATCtgacaagaaatagaaaaaaacccacGTTGAATTATCGGGGGCAGGTTCCCCCGATAGACCCTGAAGTACCTAACAGTAACACTGTCATCCATGCCCTAGGTCCAGAAGTCAGGTTACAGGTTCTCACCTCTGGGGGTACTAGGTGATGAGATGCTTGTGCAGCAAACAGAAGGATCTTGGTTACTTCTGAAAACATAAGAGAACAGAAAGGTCATGGTCAGTGTATCACCCTGCCTCTGAGGACCACAGCAAACATGGCAAGCTCATTCTGGTCTAAATGGTATTGCTGCGTATTCCACCTGGAACACTCAATCCCCAGATATCTGCTTGGCTTACCCCCTCACTTTCTTCAGGTCCCTACTCAATAGCTGCCTTATCAAAAAGTCTCTCCTGACCACACAATGTAAAACAGAACCCGTCCCGACACTCCCTATTGTCCTTATCCTGCTTCCTTTTCCTTCAAAACACTTATCTTTACCTGGACATATTATATATAGCACATCTACATCTGCCTCCAGATGTAAGCCATGAGGGTAAGGACCTTGTTTTACGTTTACTGTGGAATTCGTACTGTCTTAatgcagtgcctggcataaaaatcattaaataaatacttgctgaatgaatgcatacacacacacacacacacacacacacacacacacacacacacacactgtctcttTTCAAAGGGGCAGCATAGCATAGGTAACAAACAAGGCCACTGGCAAAAGAAGTGAGGTGAATCctgattttccatttatttgctgagtgactctagtcttttttttccctctctttgtaTACCTCACAAGATTAATGTGAGGATTAGACAAAATGACGTATGTaaggcacttagcacagtgcttggtccATGTTAGATActgaataaatgttagtttccttcCTACTTTGGTTCAGGTTCAAAGACAAGAACAATCATCTCTTCTTTCCtgcttttgtgttgtttttcattGAGAATGCATGCAAGGTCAATGTGAGCAGTGAGATCAAATCTTAATATCTATTATGAAGATGCAATAAAacgtcaattttttaaaaaagaattttccatGAGTATTTACAGTATTACAAGAAGACTTGCTTTGAGAAaccaatttgttgttgttgttttcttttcttttctttttgagacagagttttgctctgtcacccaggctggagtgcaagggcacaatctcggctcacagcaaccttcgcctcctgggttcaagcgattctgtctcagcctcctgagt
Protein-coding sequences here:
- the SDAD1 gene encoding protein SDA1 homolog isoform X2, which encodes MKVLKKQKKKKKPEVFNFSAIHLIHDPQDFAEKLLKQLECCKERFEVKMMLMNLISRLVGIHELFLFNFYPFLQRFLQPHQREVTKILLFAAQASHHLVPPEIIQSLLMTVANNFVTDKNSGEVMTVGINAIKEITARCPLAMTEELLQDLAQYKTHKDKNVMMSARTLIHLFRTLNPQMLQKKFRGKPTEASIEARVQEYGELDAKDYIPGAEVLEVEKEENAENDEDGWESTSLSEEEDADGEWIDVQHSSDEEQQEISKKLNSMPMEERKAKAAAISTSRVLTQEDFQKIRMAQMRKELDAAPGKSQKRKYIEIDSDEEPRGELLSLRDIERLHKKPKSDKETRLATAMAGKTDRKEFVRKKTKTNPFSSSTNKEKKKQKNFMMMRYSQNVRSKNKRSFREKQLALRDALLKKRKRMK